Part of the Candidatus Binatia bacterium genome is shown below.
GCGGTGAAGCGGCGACCGGCCGAGAAGGGCATCGCGGTCATCCTCGGCAACGCCGCGATGCTCGAACAGATCACGACCTCGACAGCGGGCGACGTGGCCAAGCTTGCCGCGGCGTTCTGGCCCGGGCCGCTGACGCTCCTCGTACCGGCGCGACCCGACCTGCCCACCCCCATCGTGCGGGAAGGCCTCACCGGCTGCCGCGTGTCGAGCGACGACATCGCCCGCCGGCTCTCGGCCGCTCTCGGTCGCCCGCTCGCCTCCCCCAGCGCCAACCCAGCCGACCTCGAATCGGCGCACGACGCCGCGACCGCGCGGCGGTACTTCGGGGACGACGTCTGCGTATACCTCGACGCCGGCCGACGCGAAGGGAAACCGTCGACGATTCTCGACCCCGGTCCGCCCTACCGGATCCTGCGGCCCGGCCCGATCGACGGCCCGGCGATCCACGCGGTGCTCGCGGGCTCCTGAACAGATCCCGACGGAGGTAGGGCGGGACTTCCCATTCCCGATCGGGAGGCTTACTGGGCGCGGGAGCCACTACCGTGCACATCACTCCGCACCCCGGCAGAGGGCCGGCCGAGTTCCGAGTGGGGGGGGGCACCTACGCCCGAAGCGTCCGAACCAACCCGCTACTCCGACGCGCCGGGGAACCGCCTCAGATACGCGAGAAGATCACCTACGCCCGCGTCGTCCATGGGCCGGCCGGGCATCATCTCGCCTCGCCCGCCCCGAACGATCTGCGCGAAGTCGGGCGCGCGGTACAAGAAGTACATGTCGACGAGGTTGAGACCGAGATCGCCCCGTGCGCTCGCCGCGTGACACCCGGCGCAGTCGCTGTCGTACAACGCCTTCCCTCGCTCCGCGTTACCGCCGGCGAACGGCCCGTCCGGGAGCGGGAGGAGTTCCGCC
Proteins encoded:
- a CDS encoding L-threonylcarbamoyladenylate synthase, which codes for MIDEGEIQRAAAALSAGDLVVFPTETVYGIGCDALNPEALARLCAVKRRPAEKGIAVILGNAAMLEQITTSTAGDVAKLAAAFWPGPLTLLVPARPDLPTPIVREGLTGCRVSSDDIARRLSAALGRPLASPSANPADLESAHDAATARRYFGDDVCVYLDAGRREGKPSTILDPGPPYRILRPGPIDGPAIHAVLAGS